In the genome of Desulfobaccales bacterium, one region contains:
- a CDS encoding ATP-grasp domain-containing protein produces MTVPSYSPVRVLVMDGRIQSCLPVIKALRQAGHQVTIAESDPLCVGFFSRYPHRRIRHRDPRVDPEGFLADLKSHLATGEYDVLIPILDVTAELVSRHKPELERFVRIPLVDYPIFMRARDKSQTMKIAQIHGLPIPKTYFPDEMTIDEIAGTVDYPVLIKPNISVGARGLTKVKDAQELKELYPLVVARYGPSTIQEFIPQTDLQYKAEFLLDKSGKVKTWVVYSKIRHFPLEGGVSTLNRTVAREDIAAVGRQLLQAMDWYSYADIDLITDPRDGRIKIMEVNPRITGSVKICFEAGVDFANMMVALAMNREVAPINGYQEGLFLRHPGLDLVWFFKSPNRFKADPNWFRCFGKNLKYDVWSLTDPAPFLAYVLANIRDLFSVELRRYKFQRSYLG; encoded by the coding sequence ATGACCGTACCATCGTATAGCCCCGTCCGGGTTCTGGTGATGGATGGCAGAATTCAATCGTGTCTGCCCGTGATTAAAGCCTTGCGTCAGGCCGGGCACCAGGTCACCATTGCCGAATCCGACCCTCTCTGCGTCGGATTTTTTTCCCGCTATCCCCACCGGCGCATCCGTCATCGCGACCCCCGCGTCGACCCCGAGGGTTTCCTCGCAGACCTCAAAAGCCATCTAGCCACAGGCGAGTATGATGTCCTGATCCCCATCCTGGACGTTACCGCGGAGCTGGTCTCCCGGCACAAACCCGAATTAGAACGGTTTGTCCGGATTCCCTTAGTGGATTATCCGATCTTCATGCGGGCTCGGGATAAATCTCAGACCATGAAAATCGCCCAAATCCATGGATTACCCATCCCCAAGACCTATTTTCCCGATGAAATGACCATCGACGAGATCGCCGGAACGGTGGATTACCCCGTGCTGATCAAGCCCAACATCAGTGTGGGAGCCCGGGGCCTCACGAAGGTCAAGGACGCCCAGGAGCTTAAAGAATTATATCCCCTGGTCGTAGCCCGTTACGGGCCCAGCACCATACAAGAGTTTATTCCCCAAACCGACCTCCAGTACAAGGCGGAATTTTTGCTCGACAAATCCGGTAAGGTCAAGACTTGGGTGGTGTATAGCAAAATTCGCCATTTTCCCCTGGAAGGCGGGGTGAGCACCCTGAACCGCACGGTTGCCCGAGAAGATATCGCGGCGGTTGGCAGGCAATTACTGCAGGCCATGGACTGGTATTCCTATGCGGATATTGATCTGATCACCGACCCCCGGGATGGCCGGATCAAGATCATGGAAGTCAATCCTCGGATAACCGGAAGTGTTAAAATTTGCTTTGAGGCCGGCGTAGATTTTGCCAATATGATGGTAGCGTTGGCTATGAATAGAGAAGTAGCCCCTATAAACGGTTATCAGGAAGGGCTTTTCTTGCGGCATCCAGGCCTGGACCTCGTCTGGTTCTTTAAATCTCCAAATCGCTTCAAGGCCGACCCGAACTGGTTCCGCTGCTTCGGAAAGAATCTGAAATATGATGTGTGGAGCCTAACGGACCCGGCTCCATTCCTGGCGTACGTACTGGCTAACATAAGAGACTTATTCTCCGTGGAGCTACGGCGCTATAAGTTTCAAAGAAGCTACCTGGGTTAA
- a CDS encoding XrtA system polysaccharide deacetylase, producing the protein MLNLLTIDVEDWFHTSALDPYLGPDRWESLESRVELNVHRLLEILATHKTRATFFILGWVAERYPRLVKEIDAMGHEMCSHGYRHRLIYDLTPAQFKAFLNRSKQILEDLLGKPVQGYRATSFSIVKKTLWALDAIQEAGFMYDSSIFPVGHHDLYGLPGVPRFPFRHANGLLEIPPSTVTFFGKNFPVGGGGYFRLYPYRLTAQGIRRINREGYPAMVYLHPWELDPHCPRIKHADRRTRFRQYVNLTKTAGRLHRLLSEFRWSPIQPYVDKMQDDLLKFNVN; encoded by the coding sequence ATGCTCAATCTCTTGACCATTGATGTGGAGGATTGGTTCCACACCTCCGCTTTGGATCCCTACTTAGGTCCGGACCGATGGGAATCGTTGGAGTCCCGCGTGGAACTCAATGTCCACCGGCTTCTGGAAATCCTCGCGACCCATAAGACCCGGGCCACGTTTTTTATTTTAGGTTGGGTGGCCGAGCGCTACCCGCGCCTGGTGAAAGAAATAGACGCCATGGGGCATGAAATGTGCAGCCATGGGTACCGGCATCGACTGATTTATGACCTGACCCCGGCCCAATTTAAAGCTTTCCTGAACCGATCCAAACAGATCTTGGAAGATTTGTTAGGCAAGCCTGTGCAGGGATATCGGGCCACCAGCTTTTCCATCGTCAAAAAGACCCTGTGGGCCTTGGATGCCATTCAAGAGGCTGGCTTTATGTATGACTCCAGTATCTTCCCGGTCGGTCACCATGATCTCTACGGCCTGCCTGGGGTCCCCCGTTTCCCCTTTCGGCATGCCAACGGCCTGCTGGAAATACCTCCGTCCACGGTAACGTTCTTCGGGAAGAATTTCCCGGTTGGCGGTGGCGGCTATTTTCGCCTGTATCCATACCGGCTGACTGCGCAAGGCATTCGCCGGATCAACCGGGAAGGCTACCCTGCCATGGTTTATCTTCACCCCTGGGAATTAGACCCGCATTGCCCCCGGATCAAGCACGCTGACAGGCGCACACGTTTTCGCCAATACGTTAACCTGACCAAGACTGCAGGCCGGCTTCACCGGTTGTTGTCGGAATTTCGTT